Below is a window of Pseudodesulfovibrio sp. JC047 DNA.
ATGATATTTTAATCCTAGCCATGTCGGCCTCCTTTGAGCTTCACTTTTACTGGTACTGTTACCAGATTAAGCCTTGGAGTGCCGACATGGTATTTTTGTGTATTGAGATGGTATCCCACCACCCAAGGAGACCCAACCATGGCTTTTTTCGACCGCTTTGTGCAGCCGTATCGCATTGGTGAAAAGAATTTCGAACGAGGGCGAACCGCTGAATTCCGTCGCGATGAAACAAAGGCCGCCGCATATTTTGCCACGGCAGCCACCGCGTTTGACGACCATCTGCGCAAAAAAACCGCCGCACACAAGGACGTGCGCCCGTCGCATCTGGTCATGGCCGGTATCTGTTATGCCCGAACTGGACGTTTTGAAGACGCCCTCCACACCCTTGAAACATGTCTCGAAGCAAAGGATATTCCTGATGCCTTCCTTCATGCCGGATACGCAGCAGCCAAACTCGGCAAGACGAAAACCGCCATTGCGCACTGGACACACTACCCGGACTGGGCCGGACAACGCATCATCAGCACGGCCCTTAAAACAATCCTGCGGACCATTCAATCCGCCGATGAACCGGACCTTCAGTTTGCCTGTGAAGCCGTGGCCAACGCCATCCGAGCACAAGACGCATACAACCGTGTGGACAGGAATTTTCGAGACAGGGGACAACGAGATCGTGAACACCGGCAGGGATATTGACCCACCATTTGTCAACCCGGTCCAAAGCATGTAATTTCTTCTCCATGCCACACAGAATTCTTCGCTTGAAATTCACTCTATCCGGACTGGTCACGCTCTTTTTGCTGGCCCTTGTTTGTGCAGTTCCGGCCCATGCAGCCGATACCACCGTTATTGGCACTGACACTCCGACGCAGGATGTCCCCAATGTTCAGGCCGCCGTGGACAAGGGCGGCTCAGTGCTGCTCAAGGGACATTTCAATTTCGGAACCGACGGGCGAATCAAAATCACGAAAAACATCCGCATTTCCGGAGAAATCGACGAAATAGGTGATCCAAAAACACTCATCAGCGGCGGATTTTGGACATTGTACGCCCCTTTGCCGTACCCGGACGCTCCTCCGGCCGAAACCGGGCCCATTGTGGCCATCCGCGCCATCCGATTCGATCGGGCCAAAGGCTCGCCGCTTCATTTCCCGCATGTCAGTGGGCTGGATATCAGGGACTGTGTCGTGACCAACGTCCTTCCCCAACAAATCGACATCGAACGATCCGAACGGGACACCCTGCCCTTTCAAGCCGGAGTCGTTGTGGGCAATCGCATCGTCTTCACCAAAGGACCATTGAAAAAAGCGGTGACCGGCACGATTCGAATTGAAGACAATCGGTTTTTCATGGAAGACACCCACCCGGACACCACAGCGGGATTCGGCGTTCTCGCGAACTGGACCACCGGCGCAGCAATCACTATCCGCAACAACACGATCCTCCACACCTCTCGCAACGCCATTGAAGTGCTGGATAACGTCCGGGATATCAAAGGGAATGGGTCCATATCCATCGCCGAAAACCGCATCGTGACTGCCGAAGAAGGAATTCCCTACCCACACAAATATACCCCGAACGGCATTGTGGCCGGCTGGTATTTCGATACGCGAGGGGGCACGGATTTTTCCCGCAACAGTCGAATTGCCATAACCGGCAACCGCATCGAAGGACGCGGCAATGCCTCCACCGGAATATTGCTCTATGCCAATGACACTGTGGTCACCTGCAACGACATCGTTCTGGCAGGCGGCGACAGGTCTCGCGGCATCGTTCAGACCGGCTCGCGCGGTTTTTTTGCCAACAACCGGGTCCGGGGTGAAGGTCGATACGCGATCTATTGTTATCCCTTTGAATCACTCAAGGCCACGGCCAACACCTTTGCCTGGACCGATCTCAACGATTTCACTGGCATCAAGGGACATATCCTGCTTGGCGGTCAGGTCAACCTTGTCATCGGCACAGCCCCTTTCCTTCTGGATAAAGGCCGGGGCAACCGGGTCGTTGAAACGCCTCCATGCGCGCTCCCGGAAATCGATCCGGAAAACGAATCCTGGACCTCAACAGAATAACCGGATCGACCAAATCAGTGCCAATGGCCTCAGGCACTGTTCCTCCAACCTAAAAGAAAAACGGCTTTTGTGTTGACACCCCCTCATTCTCACTATATTGATTGATAACGATTTTCAATTTCAACAACAAAAGAGGCAAATATGTGTGCTGCGCTCGTTGGCGGAATGGACAGGCTCAAAAGGGAATACATGATTGAAGCCAAGAAAAATGGCGTCAAACTCAAACATTTTACCGGCAAGGAACGAAAGATATCCCAATCATTGGGAAACGTCGATTTTGTGGTGATGTTCACCAACAAGGTCTCCCACAAGGCCCGGAAAGACGTGCTTGACGCAGTGCGCGGCAAGAATGTTCCGGTCTACATGCACCACTCCTGTGGCATCAGCACCCTGCGCAAACAGTTGGGTGAAGTTGTCGGCTAACAGGACTCCTGTTCGCTCCATCCTTGAATCAACTGAATAACCTTCTGCGTCAATCCTTCGAATTCAGGCTTGGTTACTTGGGCATCAGCCATGACGGCCTTGCCTTTGTGCAGGACGGATTTTGAAATAAGTGATGAGAACAAGGTCACGGGCAACACCTTGAGCACAGGATCTTCCTTGATTCGGCGAGTCAACGTGTAGCCATCCATCTGAGGCATTTCCACGTCCGACACCACCGCGTCCAGATACTCCAGAGGACTTTTTCCTTCCTCGATGGATTTTTCCTTGATGTCTTGCAACCGTGCCCATGCTTCGGCCCCATCACCGACCATGTCCACGTCAAAATTCGCCGTGGTAAAATTATTTTCCAACAACTGCCGCACGGATGTGGAATCATCCGCGATCAATGCACGATATCGCTCATCGGCAACCACACTGTTCTCTTGCACATTGGCAGCCCCGGATCCGTCAAGATCAGCCAGGACCTGTTCAAGGTCGAGCATGAGGACAAATCGGTCCTTGATCTTGATCGTGCCGGTAATGCAGTTTGTCTCCATGGACGAAACGTACTTGCTGGGCGGCTCCACATCGGCCCAATTGACGCGATAAATCTGCGTTACGCCGGAAACCAGAAAACCGGTGATCATGGAGTTGAATTCCGTGACAATAATCGGTTCATTCGGGGCTGGTGCCTTGGTGATATCAAGCCAGACGCTCAAATCCACAACGGGCAAAATCAGATCTCGAAGGGGAATCGTCCCAAGGAAACTCGGATGCACGGCCGCTTCGGACCCTTCAAGTCCCTCTGGAGCCTCGACAACTTCAAGAACTTTGGCGACATTCACGCCATAATATTGGGTGACCACACCCTTCTCAGTCTCTTCCTTGACAAAAAACTCAATAATCTCAAGTTCATTTGTCCCTGTTTCCAACAATATATCAGCCTGGCTCATTTGGTTTCCTCCCTTCCCCGAATGGACTGTCCGAAGACACGCTTAACACGGCCTCATACCCAAAATGAATGATTATTTTCACTTTTATCCGATTTTGACACCACCCCTTTCAGGCACGACAAAACCCCACAAACAAAAAGCTCATGGGGTCTGAAAAAAACGACGCATCTTTCATGAACACGTCACGCTGTGACGCGCTGCATCAAGGGCACCGTATTCCCTTGTTCAGGACGTCGCGACCTCGCCAACAGTTCCCGCTTCATTCCGCAGGGTATCCCATTGGACGGGCTCTTCGAGCTGAACAGCGCGATTGAGAACCTTGCCCAAAACTTCATCCCAATGGACCGGAGACACACCGACTCTCGGACAACGCGTGGTCAGATCCGCTTCGGTCAAGACATGCCCCGCAGGCAATTCCCGAGAAAACACGATGCATTTACGGAGTTTTTTGGAAGCGGCCTGCTCTTCGGGAAACACGACCTTTCCCTTGACCTGAATGGCTTTTTCCACTTCCCGAATCATGGTCACCATGGACGCCAGTTCCTGCGGTTCCAGCGACGCTTGGTGATCGGTTCCCTTCAGGCTTTTATCCAACGTGAAATGCCGCTCGACAACACACGCTCCAAGAGCTGCTGCGCCCACACTGGGACCAACGCCCTTTTCATGGCCGGAATAGCCCACAGGGACGGTGTACCGTTCCCTCAAAGCGTCCATGACCGGCAGTCCAATCTGGTCTTCCGGGCAGGGATACGTGGAATTGCAATGCAACAGAATCACCTTGTCATGAAACGCATGAATTTCGGCCAAGGCCACATCAATATCTTCCAGACTGCTCATGCCGGTGGACAAAATGATCGGAATACCCGTAGCAGCATACTTGCGTACCAACGGCACATTGACCAGCTCAGCAGAACTGATCTTAAGCAGCTCCACATCCAGGCTGACAATCTGGTCAAGACTGGGTGCATCCCAGGCTGAAGCAAAAAAGATCAATCCCTTGGATTCGCTGTACGCCTTCAGCCGTCCCATTTCTTCAATAGACAACTCCAAAGCGTCACGATGCTCACCATAGGTCGGTCCAAAACTGTTGGGGCCGGTATACGGCGCAGCCCTGCCCTCCCGGGTCAGAAGGGCCTCGGCATCCCTTTTTTGAAATTTAACCCCCTGCACACCGGCAGCGGCGGCTTCATCGACCATCTTTTGGGCGATATTGTACTCACCTTGATGGTTGTTGCCGATCTCTGCGACAATAAAACAGGGATGGCCGGAGCCAATGGTGACACCTGAACGAAGTGTGACGGACTGAATCTGTTGCATATCAGAATCTCACAATTTGAAATCCGCGCTTTTCAGAATATGGCTCGAGCTGCTCGAAAATCTCGGCCTGTTTGCCAAAAGAAGTAATGACAACGGCATCGCAGTCAACCTGATCCAGAACATGCGGCGCGGAAACCACATGACCATTAAAAATCTGCCCCTGTTTCTTCGTATCATTATCAAGCAGTGCCAGTATTTGGAATCCTGTCTCTCGAAGAGCGGACAGCACCACTTCGCACGTCTCGGAAGCACCGAACAAGACCAATTTTGTCTTTCCCTGTTTTTCCAGAAAACCAAGCCGGTTCAACACGAATTCCTTGATCGTCGAGTACAGACGAACCGTTTCAGACGAATAGTCGGAAAACATCCGCTGTCGAGACGCCTTACCCTGTTCTGTCAGGGTATAGTTGTAGCTCTTTCCGTTGACCGGGTAAAATTCTATCAATTGTTCGGATTGCAGTTGCTTGAGATATTGATTGACCATGGCCCCGGACAGATGAAGCTGCCGACCCAACTCAAACTGGGACACTGTGGAATCCCGTGAAAGCGCATCCAAAATGGCAAGCACTCGCGCGCGCTTGCTCGGTTTCAGATAACACCCATCGGTTATCAACATTCCGGGAATCACATTTTCACCATGGTCAGCCATAACTCTCTCGGTCGTTCGTTCGGTCAATGAATCATCCTCGACACAGAGGATTTACACATCAAAACATGTCACTCTAGACAGGGGCTGTAGCCCTGTCAACACACCAATTTTCCATGATTTGAAACGGATTTTCGTCCATGTCTTTTTCAAAGCCATTGCGCGACAATCGTTGACACATTGAATAATCGGTCGGTTTCAATGCAAACTTTAGCCGCACGGAAATCCTTTCCTCATTCTGGAAACAAAAAAAAGAGTTGCAAAGAATCTGCCAAAACACGATTCTCCCGATGGCAAACGGGGCCCTCTCAGATCAACTCGCTGGCATTCATATGTTTATTTTTCATAACATGCTGCCAGAAAAACACATTTTCCCAGCCAAAACGGCAATGATGCGTTCGTTCGTCAAAAACTCGACTTGTCACCGTTTGAAACACACTGTATTGACCCCGTGCCCCGCCTATTATAGGTTTGGGAGACACTATTATTTCAACACAACAAGGATATCCTCTCCATGGAGCATATAGAACGCCCCTGGCTCAAGGCGTATGACCCTGACGTGCCGCCAACCCTGGACTATGACAAAATTCCCTTATTCCGTTTTCTGGACAGGGCTGCCCACAAATGGCCAAAACGAACGGCCATTGTCTTCAAGAACTGGTCAATCACCTATGCCAAGCTCAAAATTCAAAGCGAAATTTTCGCAGCCAATCTCAAAGCCGCCGGAATACGCAAAGGGGATCGGGTTGCCCTGATGCTCCCCAACCTCCCGCAGACCATCATCGCTTTTTGGGGCGTTCTGCGGGCAGGAGCAACAGGTGTCATGACCAATCCGCTGTACATGGAAACGGAAATCATTCACCAGTTCAACGATGCAGGGGTCAGATGCTGCATCACTCTGGACATGCTTTGGCCCAAATTAAATAAATTGCGAGGGGCCATTCCGGTCGAAAAATTCTACATCACCACCGTTGGTGAAGGATTGAAATTTCCCCTCAGCACTCTGTATAAACTCCAAGCCAAAAAAAACGGCACTGCTCCCAAAATCCCCTACGACGGAAAACACGTCCTCCCCTTCAAAGACCTGACCAAAGGCCGCGAGAGATTCACCGAAGAAAAAACGAACTATCAGGACCCGGCCCTGTTCCAATACACTGGCGGGACCACCGGCGTGGCCAAGGGATGCATTCTCAGTCATTTCAATATCAGTGCAAACATGCGGCAGTGCCATGCCATGATGCACACTCTGGGTAAGGAAAAAGAAACCTTTCTCGGTATCCTCCCCTATTTCCATATATATGGATTGACCACGTGCCTGGCCTGGCCCACCAGTCTGGGCGCAACGCTCGCTCCATTCCCGAGATACGTCCCACTGGATGTCCTCAAGGGCATCAACAAGCTCAAGCCCACGGTCTTTCCCGGGGCACCGTCGCTGTACATTTCCCTGCTCCAGCAGAAGAACATCGACAAGTATGATCTCAAGTCCATCAATGTCTGTGTGTCCGGGTCCGCGCCCATGCCAGTTGAATACATGGAACAATTCAAGGAACGCTCCGGCACCGCCATCACCGAGGGGTATGGCCTGACCGAGGCCTCTCCAGTCACCCACTTCAACCCGCTGGAAGGCGTGAGCAAGGTCGGTTCCATCGGACTGCCCTTCCCGGATACAGACGCAAAGATTGTTGATATGGAAGTCGGTGGCGACCCGCTCCCGCCGGGCAAGCGCGGGGAACTCGTGGTCCGAGGACCGCAGATCATGCAAGGCTATTACAACCGCCCGGACGCCACGGCCGACGTCCTGCGAAACGGCTGGCTGTACACCGGCGACATCGCCACCATGGATGAAGAAGGATATTTCTACATCGTGGACCGCAAGAAAGACCTCATTATCTCGGGTGGATACAACATCTACCCACGAGAAATCGATGAAGTGTTGCACTCGCATCCGAAAATCAAGGAAGCCGTATCCGTGGGTATCCCGCATGAAGCACGCGGTGAAATCGTCAAGGCATACGTCGTGACACAACCGGGCGAAACGTTGTCCAGAAGTGACGTCATTGCCTACTGTCGAGAAAAAATGGCCAACTACAAGGTCCCCCGCAAGGTCGAGTTCCGGGAAGACCTTCCCAAGACCATGGTTGGCAAGGTGCTTCGCCGCGCTCTGCGAGAAGAGGAAGAAGCAAAGATCGAAGCGAAAAAGGCCCGAAAAGCCCAAAAGAAAGCGCAAAAAAACGCAAAAAATGACACCCAATAACAGCAACGGTACATTCCGTGGCGAAGTCTTCCGGAAGCACCGCGAAACACGAAATGGCCACCGCGCCGTGACGCTGTGGTTCTGCGGCCTGTCCGGAGCCGGGAAATCAACCATTGCCCACGCCGTGGGAAAACGCCTTTTCGACAGTGGCATTCATGCCTACACTTTTGATGGCGACAACGTCCGGCATGGGCTGTGTGGCGACTTGGCTTTTTCACCGAAGGATCGAGCCGAAAACATCCGACGTATCAGTGAAATGACCAAACTCTTCATGGACGCCGGGACCATCTGCCTGTGCGCGTTCATTACCCCGGAGCACGACGTTCAACAGCGTCTCCGTGCCATGCATGAAGATGGGGATTTCTATCTCATCCATGTGGACTGTCCGGTCGAAGAATGTGAGAAACGTGATGTCAAAGGGTATTACAAACTCGCTCGGCAGGGAAAAATCAAAAATTATACCGGCATCAGTGCTCCGTATGATCCACCGGAAAACCCGGACCTGCACCTTGAAACAGCCACCAGATCCCTCGAAGACTGCGTGACTGAAGTCCTGGATTTTATCAAAAGGAAAACACTCAATTCGTCCATGAAATAAGCCATAAATACACAATTGAGTTTTTTGAAAACTTTATGTTGACAATATTGGAAACCGAAATTTTTCTTTTTGAAAAATTTCGGTTTCATTTCTTATGAAACACCTTGAAAAGACGTCTTTTATCCAACCATACCACCATATTTGCAAAATTGTATTTTGAAAACCCCCTTCCTCTAACGGGGTATTTCGTGTAAGCATCTACGCTGTTTCGATTGGTAACTACTATTTCTATGAGAGGAGGAGAGGATGAAAGGAGTTTTCAAAGGCATTGGTCTGCTGGTCCTGATGATGGTATGCAGTGCTTTTCTGTTGGCTGGTTGTAGCGAGGAAAAATCAAACACGATCAAGATCGGCTTCAACCTGCCGCTGACAGGTGACATCCCGGAAGTTGGCGAAGGGTCCAAAAACGCGGCAGAAATGTATCTCAAGGACATCAACGACGCGGGTGGCCTGGACGTCGGCGGCCAGAAGTATATGCTCGAATTCGTGTACATGGACAACGAATCCAAGGCAGAATCCGCCACCAATGTTGCCCTGAAACTCATTGACCAGGAAAATGTCGTGGCCATCATCGGTCCCAACTCATCCAGACAGGCTGTCCCCGCAGGCGGCACCTGCAATGAGAATCGCGTGCCCATGATTTCCCCGTGGTCAACCAACCCGAGCACCACGCTCAATCGCCCTTGGGTCTTCCGCGCCGCCTTCCTCGATCCCTTCCAGGGACCTGTTGCCGCGGATTTCGCATCCAAGAAATTCGGTGCCAAAACCGCTGGTGTCATCTTCGACGTGTCCAACGACTATTCCAAGGGTCTGGCCGAAATTTTCAAGACATCCTGGGAAGCCAAGGGATTGGGTCCGGTCGTCGCCTTTGAGTCTCACGGCACCAAGGATCAGGACTTTTCCGCGCAGTTGACCACCGTCATCAGTGCCAAGCCCGACTTCATTTTCGTGCCTGACAACTACAATCAGGTCGCCCTGATTATCCAACAGGCCCGGGACCTCGGCTACAAAGGCCCATTCATGGGCTCCGACGCCTGGGGAACTCCCGACCTCATCAAGCTGTGTGGCGACGATTGCTACGGCAACTTCTTCTCCACCCATTATGCTGCGGCCGGAGCCAAGGGCGCGACCAAGGAATTCATCGAACGGTATGAAGAAATGTACGGAGCCACCCCGGCCGACTACGCCGCTTTGACCTGGGATTCCATCGGCATGATGATTCAGGCCATCCAAAACGCTGGCACAGTCGAATCAGACACCATGGCCATGCGTAAGGCCATCCGTGAAGGCTTGTCCAACATCACATCCTTCGACGGCATCACCGGTTCCTCGAAATTCGACGCGCAAGGTGATCCCATCAAGTGCGCCGTGGTCGTCAGGATCTCCGACAAAGGCGAATTCGTCTTTGAAGAAGCTGTCTGTCCATAAGGAATTAACCAACATACTCTGATCGGGCGGGGGCTATTCGGCCCCCGCTTTTTTACCGTGAAAACGGGCCGACGCGCCTCAAATGTTGAAGGCCCACAGACAATTCCCGGGAAGTGCAACAGTGGATTTTATTATTCAGAACATACTCAATGCCCTCCAATGGGGCAGTTTCTATGCGCTCATCGCGTTAGGCTACACCTTGGTGTACGGCGTGTTGCGGCTCATCAACTTCGCTCATGGTGATATTTTCATGGTGGGTGCCTACATCGCCTTTTTCGTGGCCAGCTTCCTGCTCGGCCCGGCCATCGGGCTATCTCCTTTTCTCACATTCCTGGTTGCGGTTCCCCTGACCATGTTCCTGACCGCCTGCGTCGGCGTCACCCTTGAACGCGTTGCCTATCGACCACTCCGCCGCAAGGGAGCACACCGACTCTATGTTGTTATCACCGCGCTGATGTGTGGGCTGATCCTCGAATACTCCAACCTCGCGGTTCTGGGTGCCAGCCGTCTCAAATTTCCCGAGCTCGTCGAAAAATCGATCTGGCATTTCGGCGACGTCACCATCACCAACTTGAAAGTCATCGTCATCGTCACGGCCATCGCGGTTTTTGCCATCCTGAATTTCATCGTCACCAAAACGAAAATCGGCATGGCCATGCGTGGTATTTCCTACGATAAATTCGCGATCCCGCTCATGGGTATTCCCATTGACGCCATCATCGTTTTCACCTTCATTCTCGGTTCAGGATTCGCCGGACTGGCCGGACTGCTTTTTGCCATGTCCTATCCGGTCCTTGAGCCATTCATGGGGATGATTATTGGCTGGAAGGCCTTTATCGCGGCGGTTGTCGGCGGTATCGGAGACATCCGGGGTGCCTTTTACGGCGGGTTCCTCCTCGGCTTCATTGAAGTCGGTGTTGTCACGGTCTTCCCGTCCACCTACCGAGACCTGTTCGCCTTCACGATCCTGCTGATTATCCTGTGGATAAAGCCCACCGGATTATTCGGTATGCCGCAATCAACCAAGATCTAGTCGGGAGACATCACATGAAAAAATACTCTCTCAACTTCGTCATGGTTGTCAGCGCCCTCTTCCTTCTGTCCCTGGCGCAATTCGGCATCATCAGCAACTATATCCAAGCCGTGTTCATGTATGTGGGCATCAACATCATCATGTGCACATCGCTCAATCTGGTCAACGGCAACATGGGTGAATTCACCTGTGGTCATGCGGCCTTCATGTGCGTGGGCGCCTACGCCTCCTCCGTCTTGTCCGTTCTCTGCTTCGGCCAAACCCTCGGCACGCCCATGCTGCCCCCGGAAATGGCGATCTTCATCTTCCCGGTGATCATCTTCATCGGCGGTCTCGTCGCGGCCCTGACCAGTGTGCTGGTCGCTGTCCCGGCATTCAAAACCCGTGACGACTATCTCGCCATCATCACCATCGCCGTCAACTACATGGTCATTTCCGCCATTGAAAACATGAACTTCATTGGTGGCTCCCGAGGCTTTCAGGGCATGAAAGACACCGTCTGGGCCATGAAAGACACACTGAACGGCCCATGGATGCTTTTCTGGGTCATCACCTTCATGGTGCTCACCATCTGGGTCATCCGCCGGTTCATCACATCCACCTACGGCAAGGGCGTCAACGCCATCTGTCAGGATGAGACCGCTGCGGAAATCATGTCCGTGAACACCAACAAGATCAAACTGGTCAACTTCATGATCTCCGCAGGACTGGCCGGGTGTGCCGGTGGCCTGTTTGCGCATGTGGTCGGCTACGTCAATCCTCAATCCTTCAACATCCTCAAATCCACCGAGGCCATGGTCATGGTCTATCTCGGCGGCATGGGATCGCTCTCCGGCGCGGTCATCTCGGCAGTGGTCTTCACGTTCCTGATGGAAGTTCTCCGTTCCCAGTCCCTCATTGATTTCCTCATGGCCCCGGCAACCTTCGTTTTCCCGGATTGGGAACCGTCAGCTGGTGTCATCAAATGGGTTATCATCCCCCTGCTTCTCGTCCTGATCATGCAGTTCAGGCCCGAAGGCATCATGGGAAACAAGGAACTGTCAGACGTGTTCCCGAAACTCAAAAAGTACTACACGTTCAAATAGGGGGACACCATGTCACTGCTTAAAATTGATACCATGACCCAACGATTCGGCGGGCTTCAGGCCGTGTCCGAATTCAGCATCGAAATGCAGGGCGGCGAACTGATGGGGCTGATCGGTCCCAACGGTGCCGGCAAAACCACCATATTCAACCTGATTTCCGGCTTCTACCAGCCCACCGAAGGGACCATCACCTTTGACGGTGCCCCCACCGCCGGTCTCAAGCCGCATCAGGTGACCTCCATGGGCATCGCCCGAACCTTCCAGAACATCCGCCTCTGGCACGACATGAGCGTGCTCGACAACATCCGCATTGCCCAACACTACCGCATGGGCTATTCGGTCTGGGATTCCATCATTCGTGGTCCCAAATACCGGGCACGCGAGGCCCGAATTCTGGAAATCGCCGAGGAACTGCTCGAAGCCATGTCACTCACCGACGTTGCCAACGAATTCCCGAAGAACCTGTCCTATGGCCTACAACGCCGTGTGGAAATCGCCCGGGCCATGTCCATCCGCCCAAAACTGCTCCTCTTGGATGAACCCGCCGCAGGGCTGAACTCCTCCGACGTGGAAGACCTCATCAAGCTCGTCCACTGGATTC
It encodes the following:
- a CDS encoding right-handed parallel beta-helix repeat-containing protein, which gives rise to MPHRILRLKFTLSGLVTLFLLALVCAVPAHAADTTVIGTDTPTQDVPNVQAAVDKGGSVLLKGHFNFGTDGRIKITKNIRISGEIDEIGDPKTLISGGFWTLYAPLPYPDAPPAETGPIVAIRAIRFDRAKGSPLHFPHVSGLDIRDCVVTNVLPQQIDIERSERDTLPFQAGVVVGNRIVFTKGPLKKAVTGTIRIEDNRFFMEDTHPDTTAGFGVLANWTTGAAITIRNNTILHTSRNAIEVLDNVRDIKGNGSISIAENRIVTAEEGIPYPHKYTPNGIVAGWYFDTRGGTDFSRNSRIAITGNRIEGRGNASTGILLYANDTVVTCNDIVLAGGDRSRGIVQTGSRGFFANNRVRGEGRYAIYCYPFESLKATANTFAWTDLNDFTGIKGHILLGGQVNLVIGTAPFLLDKGRGNRVVETPPCALPEIDPENESWTSTE
- a CDS encoding DUF2325 domain-containing protein, coding for MCAALVGGMDRLKREYMIEAKKNGVKLKHFTGKERKISQSLGNVDFVVMFTNKVSHKARKDVLDAVRGKNVPVYMHHSCGISTLRKQLGEVVG
- a CDS encoding chemotaxis protein — translated: MSQADILLETGTNELEIIEFFVKEETEKGVVTQYYGVNVAKVLEVVEAPEGLEGSEAAVHPSFLGTIPLRDLILPVVDLSVWLDITKAPAPNEPIIVTEFNSMITGFLVSGVTQIYRVNWADVEPPSKYVSSMETNCITGTIKIKDRFVLMLDLEQVLADLDGSGAANVQENSVVADERYRALIADDSTSVRQLLENNFTTANFDVDMVGDGAEAWARLQDIKEKSIEEGKSPLEYLDAVVSDVEMPQMDGYTLTRRIKEDPVLKVLPVTLFSSLISKSVLHKGKAVMADAQVTKPEFEGLTQKVIQLIQGWSEQESC
- a CDS encoding N-acetylneuraminate synthase family protein, producing MQQIQSVTLRSGVTIGSGHPCFIVAEIGNNHQGEYNIAQKMVDEAAAAGVQGVKFQKRDAEALLTREGRAAPYTGPNSFGPTYGEHRDALELSIEEMGRLKAYSESKGLIFFASAWDAPSLDQIVSLDVELLKISSAELVNVPLVRKYAATGIPIILSTGMSSLEDIDVALAEIHAFHDKVILLHCNSTYPCPEDQIGLPVMDALRERYTVPVGYSGHEKGVGPSVGAAALGACVVERHFTLDKSLKGTDHQASLEPQELASMVTMIREVEKAIQVKGKVVFPEEQAASKKLRKCIVFSRELPAGHVLTEADLTTRCPRVGVSPVHWDEVLGKVLNRAVQLEEPVQWDTLRNEAGTVGEVATS
- a CDS encoding winged helix-turn-helix transcriptional regulator, with amino-acid sequence MADHGENVIPGMLITDGCYLKPSKRARVLAILDALSRDSTVSQFELGRQLHLSGAMVNQYLKQLQSEQLIEFYPVNGKSYNYTLTEQGKASRQRMFSDYSSETVRLYSTIKEFVLNRLGFLEKQGKTKLVLFGASETCEVVLSALRETGFQILALLDNDTKKQGQIFNGHVVSAPHVLDQVDCDAVVITSFGKQAEIFEQLEPYSEKRGFQIVRF
- a CDS encoding long-chain fatty acid--CoA ligase; amino-acid sequence: MEHIERPWLKAYDPDVPPTLDYDKIPLFRFLDRAAHKWPKRTAIVFKNWSITYAKLKIQSEIFAANLKAAGIRKGDRVALMLPNLPQTIIAFWGVLRAGATGVMTNPLYMETEIIHQFNDAGVRCCITLDMLWPKLNKLRGAIPVEKFYITTVGEGLKFPLSTLYKLQAKKNGTAPKIPYDGKHVLPFKDLTKGRERFTEEKTNYQDPALFQYTGGTTGVAKGCILSHFNISANMRQCHAMMHTLGKEKETFLGILPYFHIYGLTTCLAWPTSLGATLAPFPRYVPLDVLKGINKLKPTVFPGAPSLYISLLQQKNIDKYDLKSINVCVSGSAPMPVEYMEQFKERSGTAITEGYGLTEASPVTHFNPLEGVSKVGSIGLPFPDTDAKIVDMEVGGDPLPPGKRGELVVRGPQIMQGYYNRPDATADVLRNGWLYTGDIATMDEEGYFYIVDRKKDLIISGGYNIYPREIDEVLHSHPKIKEAVSVGIPHEARGEIVKAYVVTQPGETLSRSDVIAYCREKMANYKVPRKVEFREDLPKTMVGKVLRRALREEEEAKIEAKKARKAQKKAQKNAKNDTQ
- the cysC gene encoding adenylyl-sulfate kinase, giving the protein MTPNNSNGTFRGEVFRKHRETRNGHRAVTLWFCGLSGAGKSTIAHAVGKRLFDSGIHAYTFDGDNVRHGLCGDLAFSPKDRAENIRRISEMTKLFMDAGTICLCAFITPEHDVQQRLRAMHEDGDFYLIHVDCPVEECEKRDVKGYYKLARQGKIKNYTGISAPYDPPENPDLHLETATRSLEDCVTEVLDFIKRKTLNSSMK
- a CDS encoding ABC transporter substrate-binding protein, whose translation is MKGVFKGIGLLVLMMVCSAFLLAGCSEEKSNTIKIGFNLPLTGDIPEVGEGSKNAAEMYLKDINDAGGLDVGGQKYMLEFVYMDNESKAESATNVALKLIDQENVVAIIGPNSSRQAVPAGGTCNENRVPMISPWSTNPSTTLNRPWVFRAAFLDPFQGPVAADFASKKFGAKTAGVIFDVSNDYSKGLAEIFKTSWEAKGLGPVVAFESHGTKDQDFSAQLTTVISAKPDFIFVPDNYNQVALIIQQARDLGYKGPFMGSDAWGTPDLIKLCGDDCYGNFFSTHYAAAGAKGATKEFIERYEEMYGATPADYAALTWDSIGMMIQAIQNAGTVESDTMAMRKAIREGLSNITSFDGITGSSKFDAQGDPIKCAVVVRISDKGEFVFEEAVCP
- a CDS encoding branched-chain amino acid ABC transporter permease; the protein is MDFIIQNILNALQWGSFYALIALGYTLVYGVLRLINFAHGDIFMVGAYIAFFVASFLLGPAIGLSPFLTFLVAVPLTMFLTACVGVTLERVAYRPLRRKGAHRLYVVITALMCGLILEYSNLAVLGASRLKFPELVEKSIWHFGDVTITNLKVIVIVTAIAVFAILNFIVTKTKIGMAMRGISYDKFAIPLMGIPIDAIIVFTFILGSGFAGLAGLLFAMSYPVLEPFMGMIIGWKAFIAAVVGGIGDIRGAFYGGFLLGFIEVGVVTVFPSTYRDLFAFTILLIILWIKPTGLFGMPQSTKI